The Opitutaceae bacterium genome has a window encoding:
- a CDS encoding DUF6807 family protein has product MSPQLRITHDFNRAVTVHDGTEPLFTYRYGEVDLYPYCHPVYLPGAHPVTMIRPGDHPWHCGMYFSWKYINGLNAWDQEGSGHPWATTRNVSIAVEEPGVDRVRLTNVIEWIKPEGDPLIRDERRITYTQKDAGRLRFIDWELTFTPLVDVHLDRHIEWGGYAGMTVRFVRTVEPELRNTQGETTWPEAHRYRAPWTDYTWWLDGIPDPHNFQHWGGLTLMDHPTNRRHPTPWLTWTEKYIQGMNAAIIRDEPLDLKKGEILRLAYRHFVHPGKGDPEQIAAEYRRFADWVPFGPDSA; this is encoded by the coding sequence ATGTCACCTCAGTTGAGGATCACTCACGATTTCAATCGCGCGGTCACGGTGCATGATGGCACGGAACCGCTCTTTACCTACCGCTATGGCGAGGTGGATCTCTATCCCTATTGCCATCCGGTCTATCTGCCGGGTGCCCATCCCGTTACCATGATCCGTCCCGGCGACCACCCCTGGCATTGCGGGATGTACTTTTCCTGGAAATATATCAACGGGCTCAACGCCTGGGATCAGGAAGGATCCGGTCACCCCTGGGCGACGACCCGGAATGTATCGATTGCGGTGGAGGAGCCCGGGGTGGATCGGGTCCGCCTCACCAATGTGATCGAGTGGATCAAGCCGGAAGGGGATCCGCTCATCCGCGACGAGCGCCGGATCACCTACACACAGAAGGACGCGGGGCGGTTGCGTTTCATCGATTGGGAGCTGACCTTCACACCGCTGGTTGACGTCCACCTCGACCGGCACATCGAATGGGGCGGCTATGCCGGGATGACCGTTCGTTTCGTGCGGACGGTGGAGCCGGAACTGCGCAACACCCAGGGGGAGACCACCTGGCCGGAAGCCCACCGCTACCGGGCTCCCTGGACCGACTACACCTGGTGGCTGGATGGTATTCCGGACCCGCACAACTTCCAGCATTGGGGCGGGCTGACCTTGATGGACCACCCGACCAACCGGCGCCATCCCACGCCCTGGCTGACCTGGACGGAGAAGTACATCCAGGGAATGAATGCTGCGATCATCCGGGATGAGCCCCTCGACCTCAAGAAAGGGGAGATCCTCCGGCTCGCCTACCGTCACTTCGTCCATCCGGGGAAGGGCGATCCTGAACAGATCGCTGCGGAGTACCGGCGATTCGCCGATTGGGTGCCATTCGGGCCGGACTCTGCTTGA
- a CDS encoding SDR family oxidoreductase, giving the protein MRILLLGGSGLVGSNLAPLAHKRGHQTIAWSGSWPGEIPGAERTVRIDLTDLDAVQSAILDLFPDAIINAAGVTEPAHCQQDPRGSALLNVELPERLARLAHHLSARFIHFSSEQVFDGSRPPYRAADKPDPTNLYGRQKAESEKRVLDAAPETAIVLRVPLLTGNSLRGTRSLHERLFGLWSRNQAARLYHDEIRQPCSADNLAALAVELCERNDLQGIQHWAGAEPLSRFEMGRRILQRFGLPEDLVIRSSRLDDPESTHRPADLSMDLTGLAGIVKTPRQDFADQLDRMIVPIPFREWFNTLG; this is encoded by the coding sequence ATGCGCATCCTGCTTCTCGGCGGATCCGGGCTGGTCGGCTCCAATCTTGCTCCCCTCGCCCATAAACGCGGACATCAAACCATTGCCTGGTCCGGCTCCTGGCCGGGAGAAATTCCCGGGGCAGAGCGGACCGTTCGGATCGACCTGACCGATCTCGACGCGGTGCAATCGGCCATTCTCGACCTTTTCCCGGACGCCATCATCAACGCGGCCGGGGTGACCGAACCCGCGCACTGCCAACAGGACCCCCGGGGATCCGCCCTCCTCAACGTGGAGCTTCCGGAGCGGCTGGCCCGGCTCGCCCATCACCTGAGCGCCCGCTTCATCCATTTCTCCAGCGAACAGGTCTTCGATGGCTCCCGACCTCCCTACCGGGCCGCCGACAAGCCGGACCCGACAAACCTCTATGGGCGACAGAAGGCCGAATCCGAGAAGCGGGTCCTCGACGCCGCCCCCGAGACCGCCATCGTCCTGCGCGTCCCCCTCCTGACCGGCAACAGCCTGAGGGGAACCCGCAGCCTTCATGAACGCCTCTTCGGCCTCTGGTCCCGGAATCAGGCCGCACGGCTTTACCACGATGAAATCCGGCAACCCTGCAGCGCGGACAACCTTGCCGCCCTCGCGGTCGAACTCTGCGAACGCAACGATCTCCAGGGAATTCAGCACTGGGCCGGGGCCGAACCCCTCTCCCGATTCGAAATGGGCCGACGCATCCTGCAACGATTCGGCCTGCCGGAGGACCTCGTCATCCGGTCCTCCCGGCTCGACGACCCCGAAAGCACGCATCGTCCGGCCGACCTTTCAATGGATCTCACCGGTCTCGCCGGGATCGTGAAAACCCCGCGGCAAGACTTTGCCGATCAACTCGATCGCATGATCGTGCCCATTCCCTTCCGCGAATGGTTCAACACCCTCGGGTGA
- the sixA gene encoding phosphohistidine phosphatase SixA, with translation MNLFLMRHAHAVSEYEDVSRPLSPRGQAQVRIVGEHFDNRGLIDATKIWHSPLQRARETAELFVRYANLAGFCREVEGLEPFDDVRGVARRLSGFNYPLMIVGHEPHLGRLVSLLVSGTVDHEIIHFHKGGICCLKRVETRSQARLWSLHWYLTPGLLLREDPYQES, from the coding sequence ATGAACCTCTTCCTGATGCGACATGCCCACGCCGTGAGCGAATACGAGGACGTCAGCCGCCCTCTGAGCCCGCGCGGGCAGGCCCAGGTCAGGATCGTCGGCGAGCATTTTGACAACCGGGGCCTGATCGACGCCACCAAGATCTGGCACAGTCCGCTCCAACGTGCCCGCGAAACGGCGGAGTTGTTCGTCCGCTACGCCAACCTCGCGGGGTTCTGCCGGGAGGTCGAAGGACTCGAACCCTTCGATGATGTCCGGGGGGTGGCCCGCCGCCTCTCCGGTTTCAACTACCCTTTGATGATCGTCGGTCACGAACCGCATCTCGGGCGCCTCGTCTCTCTTCTGGTCAGTGGAACGGTCGACCACGAGATCATCCACTTCCATAAGGGCGGCATCTGCTGCCTCAAGCGAGTCGAGACCAGATCCCAGGCCCGACTCTGGAGCCTGCATTGGTACCTGACCCCCGGTCTGCTTCTGCGCGAGGATCCCTACCAGGAATCCTGA
- a CDS encoding DUF1593 domain-containing protein — protein MASPKPRVGIPTLFGLFLFVVTLLPARDRVIILADMGNEPDEEQQMVHLLMSCNAFDLEGLIAVTGKYLREDPRPELFHHLIDGYSRVVGNLELHAAGWPSPEHLHAITAAGQPGYGIGDTGPGRASAGSALIAKALLKEDPRPLYVVVNAGSNTLAQALIDLQAGQSPDQMARVVERLRVFENGSQDNAGAWICHEFPEIHWVRSNYQTYSYGGPGNDGGPDGKQLGPHTWEPYAYSTVGQHQWLLENVIAGHGPLGKLYPLRLFRMGGLGFQEGGGTIPWIGLLHPGLSDINHPSWGGWSGRYSREKSANPWSRHPDIRPDEETYGGFAAFIDDADTWTDPKTGIGMTNSYAPVWRFRQAMFNDQLCRMDWCGKPFEQANHHPVAVFNGDATPTIVRMRATAGDVLGLDAGGSSDPDGDPLAVSWWIYPEAGTYPGAIAVPEPSSARTCLVIPGDAAGTQIHLVLEVADLNKIASLCAYRRIVIDVL, from the coding sequence ATGGCTTCCCCAAAACCCCGCGTCGGGATACCGACTCTTTTCGGGTTGTTCCTCTTTGTCGTGACTCTCCTGCCCGCCCGCGACCGGGTCATCATCCTGGCTGACATGGGCAACGAGCCCGATGAGGAGCAGCAGATGGTTCACCTGTTGATGTCATGCAACGCCTTCGATCTGGAGGGGCTCATTGCCGTCACCGGCAAGTACCTGCGGGAGGATCCCCGTCCGGAACTGTTTCATCATTTGATCGACGGATACTCCCGCGTGGTCGGGAATCTCGAACTTCACGCCGCCGGGTGGCCTTCCCCGGAGCATCTCCACGCCATCACCGCGGCCGGTCAGCCCGGATACGGCATCGGCGACACCGGACCCGGCCGGGCCAGTGCGGGATCGGCTCTCATCGCCAAAGCACTGCTCAAGGAAGATCCCCGGCCGCTCTACGTGGTCGTCAATGCCGGTTCGAACACACTCGCGCAGGCCCTTATCGATCTACAGGCCGGACAAAGCCCTGACCAGATGGCCCGCGTGGTGGAGCGATTACGGGTGTTCGAGAATGGGTCCCAGGACAATGCGGGAGCCTGGATCTGCCATGAGTTTCCCGAAATCCACTGGGTGCGCAGCAATTACCAGACCTACAGTTACGGCGGCCCGGGCAATGACGGCGGTCCGGACGGAAAGCAGCTCGGTCCGCATACCTGGGAACCCTACGCCTACAGCACCGTCGGGCAGCACCAATGGCTCCTGGAAAATGTCATCGCCGGCCACGGCCCCCTGGGGAAGCTCTACCCGCTGAGGCTGTTCCGGATGGGTGGCCTCGGCTTCCAGGAGGGCGGCGGCACCATCCCGTGGATCGGACTGCTGCATCCCGGACTCTCCGACATCAACCATCCCTCCTGGGGTGGATGGAGCGGCCGCTACAGCCGGGAAAAGTCTGCAAATCCCTGGTCGCGTCACCCCGACATCCGGCCCGACGAGGAGACTTACGGAGGCTTCGCGGCCTTCATCGACGACGCCGACACCTGGACGGACCCGAAAACAGGAATCGGCATGACGAATTCCTACGCCCCGGTCTGGCGCTTTCGCCAGGCCATGTTCAACGATCAGCTCTGCCGGATGGACTGGTGCGGGAAGCCCTTTGAGCAGGCCAATCATCATCCTGTCGCCGTCTTCAACGGCGATGCCACGCCCACCATCGTCCGGATGAGAGCCACCGCCGGAGACGTCCTGGGCCTGGATGCCGGGGGCTCGAGCGATCCTGACGGCGACCCGCTCGCGGTATCCTGGTGGATCTATCCGGAGGCCGGCACTTATCCGGGGGCAATCGCGGTCCCGGAACCCTCTTCCGCAAGGACGTGTCTGGTCATTCCCGGTGATGCGGCCGGGACCCAGATCCACCTGGTCCTCGAAGTCGCCGATCTGAACAAGATCGCTTCCCTCTGCGCCTACCGCCGCATTGTCATCGACGTCCTTTGA
- the pdxA gene encoding 4-hydroxythreonine-4-phosphate dehydrogenase PdxA, giving the protein MKPIIGISVGDPAGIGPEITAKALADPEIYRMCRPLAVAESAMMRNAVAFSGLDLKINPVDRPDQGIYEPGTIDVLDLKNIDGDAIRHKTISAETGQACYDYIEKVIHLAMKGEIDATVTGPINKEAIFAAGIKHAGHTEIYGELTGTKDYAMMLAHEDFRVIHVSTHVSLREACDRVKKKRVHAVIRLAHETLLKLGFEKPRIGVCGLNPHAGENGLFGREEIDEIIPAIAQAREEGMSVDGPIPGDTVFSKMKGGQYDIVVVMYHDQGHIPTKLQGFQYDHKTGQWGSITGVNITTGLPIIRVSVDHGTAFGKAGEGRANAESMVEAIRIAARLAGQRV; this is encoded by the coding sequence ATGAAACCCATCATAGGAATCAGCGTCGGAGACCCGGCGGGAATCGGACCGGAGATCACGGCCAAAGCACTGGCGGACCCTGAGATCTACCGGATGTGTCGCCCATTGGCGGTGGCCGAATCGGCGATGATGCGGAATGCCGTCGCCTTTTCCGGGCTGGATTTGAAAATCAACCCGGTCGATCGCCCGGACCAGGGGATCTATGAACCCGGGACGATCGATGTTCTCGACCTGAAGAACATCGATGGGGACGCCATCCGCCACAAGACGATCTCGGCCGAAACAGGCCAGGCCTGTTACGACTACATCGAAAAGGTGATCCATCTCGCCATGAAAGGGGAGATTGACGCGACGGTGACGGGACCGATCAACAAGGAAGCGATTTTTGCCGCGGGCATCAAACACGCGGGGCACACGGAGATTTACGGTGAGCTGACGGGCACGAAGGATTATGCCATGATGCTGGCTCACGAGGATTTCAGGGTCATCCATGTCTCAACCCATGTTTCCCTGCGGGAGGCCTGCGATCGGGTGAAGAAGAAGCGGGTCCATGCCGTCATCCGGCTGGCTCACGAGACCTTGCTCAAGCTGGGCTTTGAGAAACCGCGTATCGGGGTCTGCGGCCTCAATCCGCATGCCGGTGAGAATGGTCTCTTTGGACGCGAGGAGATTGACGAAATCATACCGGCCATCGCCCAGGCCCGTGAGGAGGGAATGTCGGTGGATGGCCCGATTCCGGGCGACACGGTCTTCTCGAAGATGAAGGGCGGTCAGTACGACATCGTGGTCGTCATGTACCACGACCAGGGCCATATCCCGACCAAGCTCCAGGGGTTTCAGTACGACCACAAAACGGGCCAGTGGGGGTCGATCACCGGGGTCAACATCACGACAGGCCTGCCGATCATACGGGTTTCGGTGGATCATGGAACGGCCTTTGGCAAGGCCGGTGAAGGGCGGGCCAACGCCGAGAGCATGGTCGAGGCCATCCGGATCGCCGCCAGGCTGGCGGGTCAGCGGGTCTGA
- the pdxA gene encoding 4-hydroxythreonine-4-phosphate dehydrogenase PdxA, whose product MTENPLPLIGISVGDPAGIGPEITAKALDDPGLYRICRPFAVGEAELMREAVLFSGLSRPVHAIDEPGQGVYDGTRINVLDLKNVDGRRIAHQTVSAETGRASYEYVARVIELAMAGKIDATVTGPINKEAIFAAGCIHSGHTEIFGELTGTKDYAMMLAHEDFRVIHVTTHVSLRKACDLIKKDRVLSVIRLADSTLKKMGMERPRIGVCGLNPHAGENGLFGREEIDEILPAIERAREEGIEATGPIPGDTVFSKMAGGQYDIVVVMYHDQGHIPTKLRGFHFDEKTGAWGSISGVNITAGLPIIRVSVDHGTAFDIAGKGIANPESMIEAVHVAAQMVVHHKV is encoded by the coding sequence ATGACAGAGAATCCCCTTCCCCTGATCGGCATCAGCGTCGGCGATCCGGCCGGAATCGGCCCTGAGATCACGGCCAAGGCACTGGACGACCCGGGACTTTACCGGATCTGTCGCCCGTTTGCGGTCGGTGAAGCCGAATTGATGCGGGAGGCGGTGTTGTTTTCGGGCCTCTCCCGGCCGGTTCACGCCATCGATGAGCCCGGTCAAGGAGTCTATGACGGCACGAGGATCAATGTGCTGGACCTCAAGAATGTGGATGGACGGCGGATTGCGCACCAGACGGTTTCGGCGGAGACCGGGCGGGCGTCCTATGAATATGTGGCCAGGGTGATTGAGCTGGCCATGGCGGGAAAGATCGATGCGACCGTGACCGGCCCGATCAACAAGGAGGCGATCTTTGCCGCGGGTTGCATCCATTCGGGTCACACGGAGATCTTCGGCGAGCTCACCGGGACCAAAGACTACGCCATGATGTTGGCTCATGAGGATTTCCGGGTCATTCACGTGACGACCCACGTTTCCCTGAGAAAGGCCTGCGATCTCATCAAGAAGGACCGGGTGCTCTCAGTCATCCGGCTGGCGGATTCGACCCTGAAGAAGATGGGAATGGAGAGGCCGAGAATCGGGGTCTGTGGCCTCAATCCCCACGCCGGAGAAAACGGGCTGTTCGGGCGGGAGGAGATCGACGAAATCCTGCCGGCGATCGAACGGGCCCGTGAGGAAGGGATCGAGGCCACGGGTCCGATACCCGGGGACACCGTCTTTTCCAAGATGGCGGGAGGCCAGTACGACATCGTCGTCGTCATGTATCATGACCAGGGCCATATCCCGACCAAGCTGAGGGGATTTCATTTTGACGAGAAGACCGGGGCTTGGGGTTCGATCTCCGGAGTCAACATCACGGCGGGTCTTCCCATCATCCGCGTATCCGTCGACCACGGGACAGCCTTCGACATCGCCGGAAAGGGCATCGCCAATCCCGAAAGCATGATCGAGGCCGTGCATGTTGCCGCGCAGATGGTGGTTCACCACAAAGTATGA
- a CDS encoding lipoate--protein ligase family protein, translated as MLLHLLPDRTADAAENMALDFLMLQRYPDADHLRLRHYDWRRPACTFGYSQKIAFVRAQLPQPGLDLTRRATGGGIVDHTEDWTFCLVIPRAHPLWADPGPSVYRSIHESMTHALRGLGGRVRLESRTPEAPAGVCFNRAEINDVVLESTGAKVAGAAMKRNKRGLLFQGSIWKPLLPDLDWEAFGEAYAHRLAADAGVRVEEPGWPDFDPDEESGLIDQYASSEWIEAR; from the coding sequence ATGCTGCTTCATCTCCTTCCCGACCGGACCGCCGACGCGGCCGAGAACATGGCGCTCGATTTCCTCATGCTGCAACGGTATCCGGACGCCGACCACCTCCGGCTCCGGCATTACGACTGGCGACGCCCGGCCTGCACCTTCGGCTACAGCCAGAAAATCGCCTTTGTCCGGGCGCAACTCCCGCAGCCCGGCCTCGACCTGACCCGGCGGGCGACCGGCGGCGGCATCGTCGATCACACCGAAGACTGGACCTTCTGCCTCGTCATCCCGAGAGCCCACCCTCTCTGGGCCGATCCCGGCCCGAGCGTCTACCGAAGTATTCATGAATCCATGACACATGCCCTGCGAGGGCTCGGTGGGCGGGTCCGGCTCGAATCGCGGACCCCGGAGGCCCCGGCCGGCGTCTGCTTCAACCGGGCCGAGATCAATGACGTGGTTCTGGAGTCGACCGGAGCCAAGGTGGCGGGAGCGGCCATGAAGCGCAACAAACGCGGCCTGCTCTTTCAGGGTTCGATCTGGAAACCCCTTCTGCCCGATCTCGACTGGGAGGCATTCGGAGAGGCATACGCCCACCGCCTGGCGGCCGATGCCGGGGTCCGGGTGGAAGAACCCGGATGGCCGGACTTCGACCCCGATGAGGAGTCCGGCCTGATCGACCAGTATGCGTCCAGCGAGTGGATCGAAGCGCGGTGA
- a CDS encoding sialidase family protein: MKISPFTIITLLMALNLSATSSLQHVVVYQQEGRFAGWPANNGAWMFEGDELLVGFTEAPYRLNPGGHNIGDEADQRSWLARSTDGGNTWRAYDPEHYVGDFGDEPELQPVLEPIDFSAPQFAMRVVGIGYHGSKDPRGHFFISSDGGQDWKGPYGFGDLVHHPELEKYGMTELTPRTDYLVLDRDSALIMVSARIPGEFGTDRLFCLRTSDGGRSFAFSGWVVPPYDPVLSDPDARVPLTDDPALNPHPSKARAVMSQSFLLADGSMVTAMRRRYRDDERGINQNWVDAYRSTDGGHSWKFMAVVGDAGSGNGNPPALNATADGRLCAVFGERENGRILVTYSSDEGRTWTAPFVLRDDFWSEDMETNDLGYPRLFRRSDGKMVALYYFSTRKNPHGIFATIWDPTEH, translated from the coding sequence ATGAAAATATCCCCGTTCACGATAATCACTCTGCTCATGGCGCTCAACCTTTCGGCCACCTCGAGTCTCCAACATGTCGTAGTCTATCAGCAGGAGGGACGCTTCGCCGGCTGGCCTGCCAACAACGGCGCCTGGATGTTCGAAGGCGACGAGTTGCTCGTCGGCTTCACCGAGGCGCCCTACCGGCTCAATCCCGGCGGGCACAATATCGGGGACGAGGCCGATCAGCGCAGCTGGCTGGCCCGCAGCACCGACGGCGGCAACACCTGGAGAGCGTATGACCCGGAACACTACGTGGGCGACTTCGGCGACGAACCGGAACTCCAGCCGGTGCTTGAGCCGATCGACTTCTCGGCCCCGCAGTTTGCGATGCGCGTCGTGGGCATCGGATACCATGGATCGAAGGATCCGCGCGGCCACTTCTTCATCAGCAGCGACGGGGGCCAGGACTGGAAAGGCCCCTACGGATTCGGAGATCTGGTCCATCATCCGGAGCTTGAGAAATACGGCATGACCGAACTGACCCCGAGAACCGACTACCTGGTCCTCGATCGGGATTCCGCCCTGATCATGGTGTCGGCCCGGATCCCGGGCGAGTTCGGAACCGACCGGCTTTTCTGCCTGCGAACGTCCGATGGCGGCCGCAGCTTCGCCTTCTCGGGCTGGGTCGTGCCGCCTTATGATCCGGTCCTGAGTGACCCGGATGCCCGCGTCCCCCTGACCGACGATCCGGCCCTCAACCCCCACCCGTCCAAGGCCCGCGCGGTCATGTCCCAATCCTTCCTGCTGGCGGACGGATCGATGGTGACCGCGATGCGCCGGCGCTATCGAGACGACGAACGCGGGATCAACCAGAACTGGGTCGACGCCTACCGGTCGACCGACGGGGGCCACAGCTGGAAGTTCATGGCGGTGGTCGGCGATGCCGGCAGCGGCAACGGAAATCCACCCGCCCTCAACGCGACGGCCGATGGCCGGCTCTGCGCGGTCTTTGGTGAGCGCGAAAACGGCCGAATCCTCGTCACCTACAGCTCCGATGAGGGCAGAACCTGGACCGCGCCCTTTGTTCTCCGGGATGATTTCTGGTCGGAAGACATGGAAACAAACGACCTGGGATACCCCCGCCTCTTTCGGCGGTCCGATGGCAAGATGGTCGCTCTCTATTACTTTTCGACCCGGAAAAATCCCCACGGTATCTTCGCTACCATCTGGGACCCGACCGAGCACTGA
- a CDS encoding enolase C-terminal domain-like protein, whose protein sequence is MINRRRFLTAGLGAIGAAASGPLLRASPDDGPSLQTSQEKGDVRNLRITDLKTFLVDAGNDENYVYVKIFTNQGITGLGEGTLSGKCATVASAIQEHKRYLVGKDPGEIERLWQSMFRGPRYRGGPVLMSALSAVEIALWDILGQAVGLPIWRMLGGKARDRVRLYCHEGYLERISHRKKRRPQGKDEALQLWAQKKEDGWTCVKGGFFPVDSQAVDFRKAIREGIEHLAEVREVVGPDFDIIVEVHGKANPLAAIEFCNRAEPYRPLWVEEVTQLENEVIAEVRQVRQQTRVPLATGERLCSRYDFGPLCSERLVDVIMPDVVHVGGILEMKKIAALAEVFRVDVSPHNPQSEVSTLASMHVCMSTPNATLLEIGSGQDPFWQDLFYGGYFSYERGYAPPPERPGLGIDLDESVAARFPYDEKDFGILHFPDGSVTDR, encoded by the coding sequence ATGATCAATCGACGTCGATTCCTTACCGCCGGTCTGGGCGCAATCGGGGCCGCGGCCTCCGGTCCCCTTCTGCGGGCTTCCCCGGACGATGGTCCGTCACTTCAAACCAGCCAGGAGAAAGGGGATGTCCGCAATCTGCGGATCACCGACTTGAAGACGTTTCTCGTCGATGCGGGCAACGATGAGAATTACGTCTACGTCAAGATCTTCACCAATCAGGGCATCACCGGTCTGGGTGAGGGCACCTTGTCGGGCAAGTGCGCCACGGTCGCCTCGGCCATCCAGGAGCACAAGCGCTACCTGGTCGGCAAGGATCCGGGCGAGATTGAGCGACTCTGGCAGTCGATGTTCCGGGGGCCCCGCTACCGGGGTGGCCCGGTCCTGATGTCGGCTCTGAGCGCGGTGGAAATCGCCCTTTGGGACATACTCGGCCAGGCGGTCGGTCTGCCCATCTGGCGGATGCTGGGCGGAAAGGCCCGGGACCGGGTGCGCCTGTATTGCCATGAAGGCTACCTGGAGCGGATCAGCCACCGGAAGAAACGGCGGCCCCAGGGCAAGGACGAAGCCCTTCAACTCTGGGCCCAGAAGAAGGAGGACGGCTGGACCTGCGTCAAAGGTGGATTCTTTCCGGTGGATTCCCAGGCGGTCGACTTCCGCAAGGCGATCCGGGAAGGCATCGAGCATCTGGCCGAGGTCCGGGAGGTCGTGGGTCCGGATTTCGATATCATCGTGGAGGTTCACGGGAAGGCCAACCCGCTGGCCGCGATCGAATTCTGCAACCGGGCGGAGCCCTATCGTCCGCTCTGGGTTGAGGAAGTGACCCAGCTTGAGAACGAAGTGATCGCGGAGGTCCGTCAGGTCCGGCAGCAGACCCGGGTTCCCCTGGCCACCGGTGAACGGCTGTGCAGTCGCTACGATTTCGGGCCGCTCTGCAGTGAACGTCTGGTCGATGTGATCATGCCGGATGTGGTTCATGTCGGCGGTATTCTCGAGATGAAGAAAATCGCGGCCCTGGCCGAAGTCTTCCGCGTCGATGTTTCTCCGCACAACCCCCAGAGCGAGGTCAGCACGCTCGCGTCGATGCATGTCTGCATGTCTACGCCGAACGCGACCCTTCTGGAAATCGGAAGCGGTCAGGATCCCTTCTGGCAGGATCTCTTTTACGGGGGATATTTCAGTTACGAGCGGGGCTACGCACCGCCGCCGGAGCGACCGGGCCTGGGGATCGATCTCGACGAGTCCGTCGCCGCAAGGTTTCCTTATGACGAGAAGGATTTCGGGATCCTTCACTTCCCGGATGGGTCGGTCACCGATCGGTGA
- a CDS encoding sulfatase: MRQALKIPFFLLALLAGLTALTRAQDKPNLILILADDLGWHQLGCYGSDFYETPVLDRMAAEGMRFTNAYAAAPVCSPTRGSIMTGKYPARTHLTVNIPTGRNLDRPTVTPEFAESLPLDEVTVAEALKTAGYTTGHFGKWHLNRDKDYAPDRPGDPASQGFDVVLTTHKLDEGPPSPYENDWQHVHQITEAAIAFIEENQDRPFFAYVSHNSIHRPEKEKDTLIAKYRAKPGADNDVEYGHNNPVQAAMLEVLDASVGRILDRLGELGLAKNTLVVFFSDNGHLGPKDGFPLKGSKADLYEGGIRLPLIVRQPGTVPAGTTRDTLVISNDFFPTFCRLAGVNTLPSGIDGMDISDLLRGSETGPARDTLFFHFPHYHALGVGPQSALREENLKLIENTEARLLGLPDAFELYDLAADPAERHNLAGEQPGTVGRLRDKLELWKKAVGAQEMTRPEQPGSGGQTR; the protein is encoded by the coding sequence ATGAGACAGGCGCTCAAGATCCCTTTCTTCCTGCTCGCCCTTCTGGCCGGACTGACCGCTCTGACTCGGGCGCAGGACAAGCCCAATCTGATCCTCATCCTGGCTGATGATCTGGGTTGGCACCAGCTCGGCTGCTACGGGAGCGACTTCTATGAGACACCCGTCCTCGACCGGATGGCGGCCGAGGGGATGCGCTTCACCAACGCCTATGCGGCCGCCCCGGTCTGTTCCCCCACCCGGGGCTCGATCATGACCGGGAAATACCCGGCCCGGACCCATCTGACGGTGAATATACCGACCGGCCGCAACCTGGACCGCCCCACGGTTACTCCGGAATTCGCCGAGTCGCTTCCGCTCGATGAAGTGACCGTTGCCGAAGCCTTGAAGACCGCCGGATACACCACCGGTCACTTCGGCAAATGGCACCTCAACCGCGACAAGGACTACGCACCCGATCGCCCGGGAGACCCGGCCTCCCAGGGTTTTGACGTTGTCCTGACCACTCACAAACTCGACGAAGGCCCCCCCAGCCCCTATGAAAACGACTGGCAACACGTCCACCAGATCACCGAAGCCGCCATCGCCTTCATCGAGGAGAATCAGGATCGGCCGTTCTTTGCCTACGTTTCCCACAACAGCATCCACCGTCCTGAAAAGGAAAAGGATACCCTGATCGCCAAATACCGGGCCAAACCGGGTGCTGACAATGACGTCGAGTACGGCCACAACAATCCCGTTCAAGCCGCCATGCTGGAGGTCCTCGACGCCAGTGTCGGACGAATCCTCGACCGACTGGGGGAGTTGGGTCTGGCGAAGAACACCCTGGTTGTCTTCTTCTCCGACAACGGGCATCTCGGGCCCAAGGACGGCTTTCCCTTGAAGGGAAGCAAGGCGGACCTCTACGAGGGGGGCATCCGTCTGCCCCTCATCGTCCGCCAGCCCGGAACGGTTCCTGCAGGCACAACCCGGGACACTCTGGTCATCAGCAATGATTTCTTTCCGACCTTCTGTCGGCTGGCGGGAGTGAACACGTTGCCGTCCGGGATCGACGGTATGGATATTTCCGACCTTCTCCGAGGTTCGGAAACCGGGCCGGCTCGAGACACCCTGTTTTTTCACTTTCCCCATTACCATGCCCTCGGAGTCGGCCCCCAGAGCGCCCTGCGCGAAGAAAACCTCAAATTGATCGAGAACACCGAGGCCCGGCTCCTCGGACTGCCGGATGCATTCGAGCTTTACGATCTCGCTGCCGATCCCGCCGAGCGCCACAACCTTGCCGGCGAACAGCCGGGAACAGTCGGCCGCCTGCGGGACAAGCTCGAACTCTGGAAAAAAGCCGTCGGCGCCCAGGAGATGACGCGCCCCGAACAGCCGGGATCCGGCGGTCAGACCCGCTGA